One region of Daphnia pulicaria isolate SC F1-1A chromosome 7, SC_F0-13Bv2, whole genome shotgun sequence genomic DNA includes:
- the LOC124348581 gene encoding neurofibromin-like isoform X1, producing MVEQNKECVIQISKFQFSLVISGITKILQRVNESRTHDPDYEKNYYESLLIVLDTLEKCLSGQPKDTTRFDEAMNVKLLLREICQFIDLPNENPLVNQLKALASKYLFALSLNNFNVVFSRISSRLQELSSSNEENPDLSDIELIQYINVDTIRLIKLLNGEKKWWKKCLRLFSLCSTT from the exons ATGGTGGAACAAAATAAGGAGTGTGTCATCCAAATCagcaaatttcaattttctcttgtGATATCAGGAATTACAAAGATTTTACAGAGGGTCAATGAATCA AGAACACATGATCCTGACTATGAGAAAAATTATTATGAATCATTGCTAATTGTATTAGACACTTTAGAGAAATGCCTAAGTGGCCAACCAAAAGATACAACAAGATTTGATGAAGCCATGAATGTTAAACTGTTACTGCGAGAAATCTGCCAATTTATTG ATTTGCCAAATGAAAATCCATTGGTTAACCAGCTTAAAGCTCTAgcttcaaaatatttatttgctcTCAGTCTCAACAATTTCAATGTTGTTTTCAGTCGGATATCATCAAG ACTGCAAGAATTAAGTTCATCCAACGAAGAGAATCCTGACTTAAGTGACATCGAACTCATTCAATATATAAATGTAGATACCATACGACTAATCAAATTGCTGAACGGTGAGAAAAAGTGGTGGAAAAAGTGTTTGCGCTTGTTCAGTCTGTGCTCAACGACTTAA
- the LOC124348581 gene encoding neurofibromin-like isoform X2, protein MVEQNKECVIQISKFQFSLVISGITKILQRVNESRTHDPDYEKNYYESLLIVLDTLEKCLSGQPKDTTRFDEAMNVKLLLREICQFIDLPNENPLVNQLKALASKYLFALSLNNFNVVFSRISSRLQELSSSNEENPDLSDIELIQYINASHFPVVSSPLFRVLFSHKSPQQQSS, encoded by the exons ATGGTGGAACAAAATAAGGAGTGTGTCATCCAAATCagcaaatttcaattttctcttgtGATATCAGGAATTACAAAGATTTTACAGAGGGTCAATGAATCA AGAACACATGATCCTGACTATGAGAAAAATTATTATGAATCATTGCTAATTGTATTAGACACTTTAGAGAAATGCCTAAGTGGCCAACCAAAAGATACAACAAGATTTGATGAAGCCATGAATGTTAAACTGTTACTGCGAGAAATCTGCCAATTTATTG ATTTGCCAAATGAAAATCCATTGGTTAACCAGCTTAAAGCTCTAgcttcaaaatatttatttgctcTCAGTCTCAACAATTTCAATGTTGTTTTCAGTCGGATATCATCAAG ACTGCAAGAATTAAGTTCATCCAACGAAGAGAATCCTGACTTAAGTGACATCGAACTCATTCAATATATAAAT GCAAGCCATTTTCCCGTTGTGTCAAGCCCACTGTTTCGTGTCTTGTTTTCGCATAAATCCCCACAACAACAAAGCTCTTAA